A single genomic interval of uncultured Pseudodesulfovibrio sp. harbors:
- a CDS encoding transporter substrate-binding domain-containing protein — MPRRLDFAFFAFILFILTFFTTAAFAEPPLRVAVEDHYPPYSFKNEKGEMDGFNVDIAKALAASMGVRCEIVSVAWDDMLPRLSAGDYDAIVACMAVKPERLEFADFTDYYLRSKTGFIGRKEMSNDTSAAAMTGKTLVSQEGTAQLAYLKKVYGKVATVRGYPSMEEGFLAVAEERADLCLTPLLAGLEFLKSDKGQHCDIIGPALTETQFTYAPAHIAVKKGNKALLIALNNALRSIRANGEYSIISRKYFPFSVY, encoded by the coding sequence ATGCCAAGACGACTTGATTTTGCCTTTTTCGCATTCATCCTTTTTATTCTCACCTTTTTTACAACAGCCGCTTTTGCCGAACCGCCGCTGCGGGTGGCGGTGGAAGACCATTACCCTCCTTACAGCTTCAAGAATGAAAAAGGGGAAATGGACGGGTTCAACGTGGACATAGCCAAGGCTCTGGCAGCAAGCATGGGCGTCCGGTGCGAAATAGTCAGCGTGGCATGGGACGACATGCTCCCCCGGCTCTCGGCAGGCGATTATGACGCCATCGTGGCCTGCATGGCCGTCAAACCCGAACGGCTCGAATTTGCGGATTTCACGGACTACTACCTGCGGTCGAAAACCGGGTTCATCGGCAGAAAGGAGATGAGCAACGACACTTCCGCTGCAGCCATGACAGGCAAGACCTTGGTATCGCAGGAAGGGACAGCCCAGCTCGCCTACCTGAAAAAAGTCTACGGCAAGGTCGCCACAGTCAGAGGATATCCCTCAATGGAAGAGGGTTTTCTCGCCGTTGCCGAGGAACGCGCAGACCTCTGCCTGACGCCGCTGCTGGCAGGTCTCGAATTCCTCAAGAGCGACAAGGGACAGCACTGCGACATCATTGGGCCGGCATTGACCGAAACGCAATTCACCTACGCTCCGGCGCATATCGCGGTAAAAAAGGGCAACAAGGCTCTGCTGATCGCCCTGAACAATGCCCTCAGGAGCATTCGGGCAAACGGAGAATACTCCATCATCAGCCGAAAGTATTTCCCGTTCAGCGTTTACTGA
- a CDS encoding glutamine--tRNA ligase/YqeY domain fusion protein gives MSNTPETPEKGKDFIRTIIEKDNETGKYAGRVHTRFPPEPNGYLHIGHAKSICLNFGVARDYAGKCNLRFDDTNPVKEDVEYVDSIREDVEWLGFEWDANPFASDYFEKLYFIAELFIKMGKAYIDHQTADEIRTNRGTLKEPGVESPYRDRTPEENLELFRKMRAGEMKDGECILRGKIDMAAANIMLRDPALYRIKHADHHRTGDAWCIYPMYDFTHGLSDAIEGITHSICTLEFENNRPVYDWCVDTLMEGLKQPELFGENEAIYNELAALPGFNQRPYQYEFARLNITGTVLSKRKLIQLVQEGHVSGWDDPRMPTISGFRRRGYTPESIRDFCDRIGVAKADSTVEYALLEHCVRQDLNDRAPRYMGVVDPVKLIIENYPEDQVDEFEVPLHPEETSYGTRKVPFTRELWIERADFMEEPPKKFFRMGPGREVRLRAAYYVTCTGYEKDADGNITEIRATYDPETKGGWLEGGRKVKGTMHWVSATHGVKAEIRNYTNLFSCENPNAPEEGKTFVDYVDPNSLEILPECWVEPAIAEMAPGTNFQFERTGYFCADSKDHVSGEKLVFNRTATLRDSWGKLKKKLGL, from the coding sequence ATGAGCAACACGCCAGAGACCCCGGAAAAGGGCAAGGATTTCATCCGTACCATCATCGAAAAAGATAACGAAACGGGCAAGTACGCTGGCCGCGTCCATACCCGTTTTCCCCCGGAGCCGAACGGCTACCTGCACATCGGCCATGCCAAGTCCATCTGTCTGAATTTCGGCGTCGCCCGTGACTACGCAGGCAAGTGCAACCTTCGATTCGACGACACCAACCCGGTCAAGGAAGACGTCGAGTACGTGGACTCCATCCGCGAAGATGTCGAATGGCTCGGGTTCGAATGGGATGCCAACCCCTTTGCCTCCGACTACTTCGAAAAGCTCTACTTCATCGCCGAACTCTTCATCAAGATGGGCAAGGCCTACATCGATCACCAGACCGCCGACGAAATCCGCACGAACCGCGGCACCCTCAAGGAGCCGGGAGTCGAATCCCCGTACCGCGACAGGACACCGGAGGAGAACCTCGAACTGTTCCGCAAGATGCGGGCGGGCGAGATGAAAGACGGCGAGTGCATCCTGCGCGGCAAGATCGACATGGCCGCCGCCAACATCATGCTGCGCGACCCCGCGCTGTACCGCATCAAGCACGCCGATCACCATCGGACCGGCGACGCATGGTGCATCTACCCCATGTACGATTTCACCCACGGCCTGTCCGACGCCATCGAGGGCATCACCCACTCCATCTGCACGCTGGAATTCGAGAACAACCGCCCGGTGTACGACTGGTGCGTCGACACGCTCATGGAAGGTTTGAAGCAGCCGGAACTCTTCGGAGAGAACGAGGCCATATACAATGAACTGGCCGCACTGCCCGGATTCAACCAGCGTCCGTACCAGTACGAATTCGCCCGCCTTAACATCACCGGCACCGTGCTTTCCAAGCGCAAGCTCATCCAGCTCGTACAGGAAGGCCATGTCTCCGGATGGGACGATCCGCGCATGCCCACCATTTCCGGCTTCCGCCGACGCGGCTACACCCCGGAATCCATCCGCGATTTCTGTGACCGCATCGGTGTGGCAAAGGCCGACTCCACGGTCGAATACGCCCTGCTCGAGCACTGCGTCCGTCAGGACCTCAACGACCGCGCCCCGCGCTACATGGGCGTTGTGGACCCGGTCAAACTCATCATTGAAAACTATCCCGAAGACCAGGTGGACGAATTCGAAGTCCCCCTGCATCCTGAAGAGACATCCTACGGCACCCGGAAAGTTCCGTTCACCCGCGAACTCTGGATTGAACGCGCCGACTTCATGGAAGAACCGCCGAAAAAGTTCTTCCGCATGGGCCCGGGCCGCGAAGTCCGGCTGCGCGCCGCCTACTACGTGACCTGCACCGGCTACGAAAAGGACGCCGACGGCAACATCACGGAAATCCGCGCCACCTACGATCCCGAAACCAAGGGCGGCTGGCTTGAAGGCGGACGCAAGGTCAAGGGAACCATGCACTGGGTCTCCGCCACCCACGGCGTCAAGGCCGAGATACGCAACTATACCAACCTGTTTTCCTGCGAGAACCCCAACGCCCCGGAAGAGGGCAAGACCTTCGTGGACTACGTGGACCCGAACTCGCTGGAAATCCTGCCCGAATGCTGGGTGGAACCGGCCATCGCCGAAATGGCTCCGGGCACCAACTTCCAGTTTGAACGCACCGGGTACTTCTGTGCCGACAGCAAGGACCACGTCTCCGGCGAGAAGCTTGTCTTCAACCGCACCGCCACCCTGCGCGACTCATGGGGCAAGCTGAAAAAGAAGCTGGGACTCTAG
- a CDS encoding DUF2628 domain-containing protein, translating to MNETIFADSTPSDEEYAACIGNNVHFYLPKFRRYALTPTNFHGGWNWPAFFFGCWWFLYRKMYFWALIAFITLCIPYFQLLFMIGWGVAANHLYFRHVNSRMDELRGVQGRAFMQCLYESGGVHGWVPWVAFFVSGGFVLMILLGVVSLALLI from the coding sequence ATGAATGAAACCATCTTTGCCGACTCCACGCCCTCTGACGAGGAGTACGCCGCATGCATCGGTAACAATGTCCATTTTTATCTGCCCAAGTTCAGGCGATACGCCCTGACCCCGACGAATTTCCACGGCGGCTGGAATTGGCCCGCATTCTTTTTCGGATGCTGGTGGTTTTTGTATCGCAAGATGTATTTCTGGGCGCTGATCGCGTTTATCACCCTGTGTATTCCGTATTTTCAACTGCTCTTCATGATCGGCTGGGGCGTGGCTGCCAATCATCTTTATTTCCGGCATGTGAACAGCCGGATGGATGAGCTGCGCGGAGTGCAGGGGCGTGCGTTCATGCAATGCCTTTACGAGAGCGGGGGAGTGCACGGATGGGTGCCGTGGGTCGCCTTTTTCGTGTCCGGCGGATTTGTCCTGATGATCCTGCTTGGTGTCGTTAGTCTGGCCCTGCTTATTTAA
- a CDS encoding tetratricopeptide repeat protein: MSDYPQILGVYSLQLEADIGTGGTAATHDNVTYWYARQMSKTEFEVQPLNQHHVPSGVRSVLQEIDFLKQYTPEPGYYKVHTVPALKTLAKKIEMGEQAFADGNMDEAESQFIKALMIDDKNVDANYGLGEVYSEKKEFEKLRKVLDTLLGINEAFTFEYRQKFNEFGISLRKNGHYDESIRYYEKSLEIVETDENVYFNLARVYFEKGLNDQCIVSLKQALNINPEFIEAQKFLRYCEKRA, from the coding sequence TTGAGCGACTACCCACAAATTCTCGGCGTTTATTCGCTGCAACTTGAAGCCGACATCGGAACAGGCGGCACGGCCGCAACCCACGACAACGTGACCTATTGGTACGCACGCCAGATGTCGAAGACCGAGTTTGAAGTCCAGCCCCTGAATCAGCACCACGTACCTTCCGGCGTACGCAGCGTCTTGCAGGAAATAGACTTCCTCAAGCAATATACTCCGGAACCGGGATACTACAAGGTTCACACGGTCCCGGCCCTGAAGACTCTGGCCAAAAAAATTGAAATGGGCGAGCAGGCCTTTGCCGACGGCAACATGGACGAAGCCGAAAGCCAGTTCATCAAGGCGCTCATGATCGACGACAAAAACGTGGACGCCAACTACGGTCTGGGTGAAGTCTATTCCGAAAAAAAGGAATTCGAAAAGCTCAGGAAAGTGCTCGACACCCTGCTCGGCATCAACGAGGCATTCACCTTCGAATACCGCCAGAAGTTCAATGAATTCGGCATCAGTCTCCGCAAGAACGGACATTATGACGAATCCATCCGCTACTACGAGAAATCGCTGGAAATCGTTGAAACCGACGAGAACGTCTATTTCAATCTTGCCCGCGTCTATTTTGAAAAAGGGTTGAACGACCAATGTATCGTGAGCCTGAAACAGGCACTGAACATCAATCCGGAATTCATTGAAGCGCAAAAATTCCTCAGATACTGTGAAAAACGTGCCTGA
- a CDS encoding transporter substrate-binding domain-containing protein, producing MLQQYLIGLCAIAWFTVFGVVSPCLADTVRIGIGSDLAPYVFSKPRVGLEVEIIREALRAAGHEADFVFLPNMRFTIEFAQGNVDGIAVNTEFDLAADSGRPSFGSRTTVVYNNYAIFLKKRKISVNSIADLAGLNVLGFNNATKFLEPEFAALMEDNPLYLEVTDQSRQVLMLFNKRVDVVVADKLIFNYWLTRLIRLGAVELLDMRKRLEFARIFAPAPRSVQFADQTLRDDFDRGLSEIIRNGLRDAIENRYGGVGVWGRL from the coding sequence ATGCTGCAACAGTATTTAATCGGTCTCTGTGCCATTGCCTGGTTTACGGTGTTTGGCGTTGTTTCGCCATGTCTTGCCGACACTGTAAGAATCGGTATTGGCTCGGACCTGGCTCCGTATGTCTTTTCGAAGCCGCGTGTCGGGTTGGAGGTGGAAATCATTCGGGAGGCGCTTCGGGCCGCCGGTCATGAAGCTGATTTCGTCTTTCTGCCGAATATGCGTTTTACCATTGAGTTTGCACAGGGCAACGTTGACGGGATTGCGGTGAATACCGAGTTTGATCTGGCAGCGGATTCCGGGCGTCCGTCGTTTGGGTCCAGAACAACGGTTGTGTATAATAATTACGCAATCTTTTTGAAGAAAAGAAAAATTTCCGTTAACTCGATTGCCGATTTGGCTGGATTGAACGTGCTTGGCTTCAACAATGCGACCAAGTTTCTTGAGCCTGAGTTTGCGGCATTGATGGAAGATAATCCGTTGTATTTGGAAGTGACGGATCAATCCCGTCAGGTGTTGATGCTGTTCAATAAACGGGTGGATGTGGTTGTGGCCGACAAGCTTATTTTCAACTACTGGCTGACGCGCCTGATCCGGCTGGGGGCCGTTGAACTGCTGGACATGAGAAAGCGTCTTGAGTTCGCACGGATATTCGCCCCGGCTCCGCGAAGTGTGCAGTTTGCGGACCAGACGTTGCGGGATGATTTTGACCGGGGGTTGTCAGAGATCATCCGGAACGGCTTGCGGGATGCAATCGAAAACCGGTACGGCGGAGTGGGCGTATGGGGGCGACTGTGA
- a CDS encoding acetate--CoA ligase family protein: MSDVKHAFGTLEPCIDFGAITGLFEKAHAEGRDTLFELEVYGLLRDSGAETPPRNLLLSRGLRPTDEELAVLPGDRVVLKVVSPNIIHKTEVGGVRVVENSPDRIRSAWRRMLYEVPENFAAMIERSPAMTPEAYAGLTGDALVSAISRDVLGVLLVEFMQPDSQAFGNELIVGMRRTREFGMVLGAGIGGTDAELYAERFRKGQAGVVSSTSLTDGETFFELFRKTLSYKKLAGLTRGQRRIVTDEQLVECFSSFIDMANYYSPENPDAPFIIEELEINPFAYADYLMVPLDGMCRFSRPGTLPAPRPVEKIGNLLHPETLGIIGVSSSRMNFGRIILKNVLDAGFAAENVVIIRPGEEEIDGVRCVPSLDALDRKLDLFVVAVGAEQVPGLVDEVIAQECAESVMLIPGGLGETAESEERARNVVEKINTAHVQGGGPVFLGGNCMGVISRPGSYDTWFIPKEKLPELPAGKHHRAAFISQSGAFMLTRLSQCPMLDPAYMISVGNQTDLTLGDMVTWFAGSDEVDVIAIYAEGFNDMDGLDFCRAVRRAVLAGKDVIFYKAGRTPEGKTATSGHTASLAGDYVVCEACVRQAGAIVAKSFTEFENLFMLAERLHCKTILGNRLAVMSGAGFEAVGMADSIHSDDYRMELAPLSPDTVTRLERLFVEKRLDSLVTVTNPLDITPGADDHVHAEVVRLFAEDKRIDAIVAGLVPMSPVMRTLADPENAAFDFEDERSIAARFAELLPTLDTPVVGVVDGGRQYDPLVDRLKEAGLCTFRTSDQAVAAIARYIAGRLNAERIRRKGRGISKR; the protein is encoded by the coding sequence ATGTCAGACGTCAAGCATGCGTTCGGGACTCTTGAGCCCTGTATCGATTTCGGGGCCATAACCGGTCTTTTCGAAAAGGCACATGCCGAGGGCCGGGATACGCTTTTCGAGCTTGAAGTATACGGCCTGCTGCGCGATTCCGGGGCCGAGACTCCGCCGAGAAACCTGCTCCTTTCCAGAGGGCTGCGTCCGACGGATGAGGAACTTGCCGTGCTGCCGGGGGACAGGGTCGTGCTCAAGGTCGTTTCGCCGAACATCATCCACAAGACGGAAGTCGGCGGCGTGCGTGTGGTGGAGAACTCGCCGGACCGGATTCGCTCGGCGTGGCGGCGCATGCTGTACGAAGTGCCCGAGAATTTTGCCGCCATGATCGAGCGCAGTCCGGCCATGACGCCCGAGGCCTATGCCGGATTGACCGGCGATGCGCTTGTCTCTGCCATTTCCCGTGATGTGCTGGGCGTGCTGCTTGTCGAGTTCATGCAGCCGGATTCCCAGGCGTTCGGTAATGAACTGATTGTCGGTATGCGGCGGACACGAGAGTTCGGCATGGTGCTCGGAGCCGGTATCGGCGGCACGGATGCGGAGCTGTATGCCGAACGGTTCCGCAAGGGACAGGCCGGGGTGGTTTCCTCTACTTCGCTGACGGACGGCGAGACGTTTTTCGAGTTGTTTCGCAAGACGCTGTCCTACAAGAAGCTCGCCGGACTGACGCGCGGCCAGCGGCGCATCGTCACTGACGAGCAGCTGGTCGAATGCTTTTCCTCTTTCATCGACATGGCGAATTATTATTCTCCTGAAAATCCGGATGCCCCGTTCATCATCGAGGAGCTTGAGATCAATCCCTTTGCCTATGCGGACTATCTCATGGTGCCGCTTGACGGCATGTGCCGTTTTTCCCGTCCGGGAACGCTGCCTGCTCCGCGTCCGGTCGAGAAGATCGGCAACCTGCTGCATCCGGAGACCCTCGGCATCATCGGCGTGTCGTCGTCACGCATGAATTTCGGGCGGATCATTCTCAAGAACGTACTCGACGCGGGATTTGCTGCGGAGAACGTCGTCATCATCCGTCCCGGTGAGGAGGAGATCGACGGGGTGCGGTGCGTGCCTTCTCTTGATGCGCTGGATCGCAAGCTCGACCTGTTCGTGGTGGCCGTGGGCGCGGAGCAGGTTCCCGGTCTGGTGGACGAGGTGATCGCACAGGAGTGCGCCGAGTCGGTCATGCTTATTCCCGGAGGGCTTGGCGAGACAGCGGAAAGCGAGGAGCGGGCGCGAAACGTGGTGGAGAAAATCAACACCGCGCATGTTCAGGGCGGCGGGCCGGTTTTTCTCGGCGGCAACTGCATGGGCGTGATATCCCGTCCCGGTTCCTATGATACGTGGTTCATCCCCAAGGAGAAGCTGCCGGAACTGCCTGCCGGAAAACACCATCGAGCCGCATTCATTTCACAGTCGGGTGCGTTCATGCTGACCCGGCTTTCCCAATGCCCCATGCTGGACCCTGCCTACATGATTTCCGTGGGCAACCAGACCGACCTGACGCTTGGCGACATGGTGACATGGTTTGCCGGGAGCGACGAAGTGGACGTCATCGCCATTTATGCCGAGGGATTCAACGACATGGACGGGCTGGACTTCTGCCGTGCCGTGCGCCGAGCCGTTCTGGCCGGGAAGGATGTGATATTTTACAAGGCGGGGCGTACGCCCGAGGGCAAGACGGCGACCAGCGGGCACACGGCGTCCCTTGCGGGCGATTATGTGGTGTGCGAGGCGTGCGTCAGGCAGGCCGGGGCCATCGTCGCCAAGTCGTTTACCGAGTTCGAAAACCTGTTCATGCTCGCCGAGCGGCTGCATTGCAAGACCATCCTCGGCAACCGGCTGGCGGTCATGTCCGGGGCGGGATTCGAGGCGGTGGGCATGGCTGATTCCATTCATTCGGATGATTACCGCATGGAGCTGGCTCCCTTGTCGCCCGACACCGTGACCCGGCTTGAACGGCTGTTCGTGGAGAAACGTCTCGATTCGCTCGTGACCGTCACCAACCCGCTCGACATCACTCCCGGCGCGGATGATCATGTCCATGCCGAAGTGGTGCGGTTGTTCGCTGAGGATAAGCGTATCGACGCGATTGTTGCGGGGCTTGTTCCCATGTCGCCGGTCATGCGTACGCTGGCTGATCCGGAGAATGCGGCATTCGATTTCGAGGATGAACGATCCATTGCGGCGCGTTTCGCGGAACTTCTGCCCACGCTTGATACGCCGGTGGTCGGGGTTGTGGATGGCGGGCGGCAGTATGACCCGTTGGTGGACAGGCTCAAGGAGGCCGGACTGTGTACGTTCCGCACGTCGGATCAGGCCGTGGCCGCTATTGCCCGGTACATTGCCGGACGCTTGAATGCGGAAAGAATCCGCCGGAAGGGCCGGGGGATCAGTAAACGCTGA
- a CDS encoding TadE/TadG family type IV pilus assembly protein, with protein sequence MMTLRKRPRSRGLVSMEIALLLPLLMVLAMAIIEGGTMLYSWMTLQKAAQSGTRFAATGQGEDEGTRLSQITAVTEGWLDRLNKGTKEITITSWPDKTVTGDGIDNSAGGPCTMVQVAVLYNYHPFTPVVGNLLPEVVELRGADRKLNEPWKPCD encoded by the coding sequence ATGATGACACTCAGAAAAAGACCCCGCTCACGCGGCCTGGTATCCATGGAAATAGCCCTACTCCTGCCGCTGCTGATGGTACTCGCCATGGCAATCATCGAAGGCGGAACCATGCTCTACTCATGGATGACCCTTCAGAAGGCTGCCCAGTCCGGCACGCGATTCGCGGCAACAGGACAGGGAGAAGACGAAGGCACCCGCCTGTCTCAGATCACTGCCGTCACCGAAGGCTGGCTCGACCGCCTCAACAAGGGCACAAAGGAAATCACCATTACCTCATGGCCCGACAAGACGGTCACCGGAGACGGCATCGACAACAGCGCGGGTGGCCCGTGCACCATGGTACAGGTTGCCGTGCTCTACAATTACCATCCGTTCACCCCCGTGGTCGGCAACCTCCTCCCCGAAGTCGTCGAGCTGCGTGGAGCCGACCGCAAACTCAACGAGCCATGGAAGCCCTGCGATTAG